A genome region from Deinococcus sp. KNUC1210 includes the following:
- the cysK gene encoding cysteine synthase A, which produces MIDALIGHTPLVQLKRIVPPGSADVFVKLEGQNPGGSIKDRTALGMVNDAEERGLLKPGGLIVEPTSGNTGIGLAQVAAARGYRLILTMPAQMSEERKQTLRAYGAELVLTDPARRMLAAIEEAERIAAEQGGWMPNQFANPANPAVHEATTGPELWEQMEGRIDAFVYGSGTGGTITGTGRFLKRQNPAVQIVAVEPARSNVLSGGERGDHGFQGMGPGFIPENLDPSIIDEITEVWEEDAYPLARRAAHEEGLFIGMSSGGILWAAIELARRLGPGKRVATIACDSGARYLTTPLFSGTKDTPGDYLPYSRDHATQPVDSH; this is translated from the coding sequence ATGATAGATGCCCTGATCGGACACACCCCCCTGGTGCAGCTCAAACGGATCGTGCCCCCCGGCAGCGCCGACGTTTTCGTGAAGCTGGAAGGCCAGAACCCTGGCGGCAGCATCAAAGACCGCACGGCGCTGGGAATGGTGAACGACGCCGAGGAGCGGGGTCTGCTGAAGCCCGGCGGCCTGATCGTGGAACCGACCAGCGGCAACACCGGCATTGGACTGGCGCAGGTAGCGGCGGCGCGGGGTTATCGCCTGATTCTGACGATGCCCGCTCAGATGAGCGAGGAGCGCAAGCAGACGCTGCGGGCTTACGGAGCCGAACTCGTCCTGACCGACCCGGCTCGCCGTATGCTGGCCGCCATCGAGGAAGCCGAACGCATCGCGGCGGAGCAGGGCGGCTGGATGCCGAACCAGTTTGCCAACCCCGCCAATCCCGCCGTTCACGAGGCCACCACCGGTCCCGAACTGTGGGAACAGATGGAAGGCCGCATCGACGCCTTCGTATATGGCAGCGGCACCGGGGGCACCATCACCGGCACCGGGCGATTCCTGAAGCGGCAGAACCCGGCGGTGCAGATCGTGGCCGTGGAACCGGCCCGCAGCAACGTCCTGAGCGGCGGCGAGCGGGGCGATCACGGTTTTCAGGGAATGGGGCCGGGCTTCATTCCCGAAAACCTCGACCCCAGCATCATCGATGAAATTACCGAAGTCTGGGAAGAAGACGCCTACCCGCTGGCTCGCCGCGCCGCCCACGAGGAAGGGCTGTTTATCGGCATGTCGAGCGGCGGCATCCTGTGGGCAGCGATAGAACTGGCGCGGCGACTGGGGCCGGGCAAGCGCGTCGCCACCATCGCCTGCGACAGCGGCGCACGCTACCTGACCACGCCGCTGTTCAGCGGAACCAAAGATACGCCGGGAGATTATCTGCCCTACTCGCGCGATCACGCCACGCAGCCGGTCGACAGCCACTGA
- the cysS gene encoding cysteine--tRNA ligase yields MTPSESPVQSAPGAFPDVYLHDTMQRRKVKFEATTPGRVGMYLCGPTVYSDAHVGHAKKEVAFDVVRRYFTHLGYQVRYVSNITDVGHLQNDSDDGEDKIAKRAALEQLQPMEVAEKYFWSFMDDMARLNVLRPSIQPRATGHIGEQIELIQELIARGHAYESNGSVYFDVRSWPNYGVLSGRKLDDQEEGTREEVRSEKRDPRDFALWKLAEPSHIMRWDSPWGQGFPGWHIECSAMSLKYLGEGFDIHGGGLDLEFPHHEAEIAQSEAAGHPFARYWMHNNMLTIGGEKMSKSKGNFTTLQDLFGRLDPMVVRFLLVSSHYRSITEFSDDAFVSAQNGYKRLSDALQEVERRLKDAPQHDDAALIAKVQAHRETFEKAMRDDFNTPEAVAALFGLTRDVNAALGGTVGKAGLEAAQAAYHELGGEVLGLFAEGQASAQDDTAKLDTLMELVLQARQSYRLNKQYAESDALRGRLAEVGLTIEDTKDGPRWKK; encoded by the coding sequence ATGACCCCCAGCGAATCGCCCGTTCAGTCCGCCCCCGGTGCCTTTCCCGACGTCTACCTGCACGACACCATGCAGCGCAGAAAAGTGAAGTTCGAGGCGACCACGCCCGGACGCGTGGGTATGTATCTGTGCGGCCCGACGGTGTATTCCGACGCGCATGTGGGCCACGCCAAGAAGGAGGTCGCCTTCGATGTGGTGCGGCGCTATTTCACGCATCTGGGCTATCAGGTGCGCTACGTGTCGAACATCACCGACGTGGGCCACCTTCAGAACGACAGCGACGACGGCGAGGACAAGATCGCCAAACGCGCCGCTCTGGAGCAGCTCCAGCCGATGGAGGTGGCCGAGAAGTACTTCTGGAGCTTCATGGACGACATGGCGCGTCTGAACGTGCTGCGCCCCAGCATCCAGCCCCGGGCCACCGGGCATATCGGTGAGCAGATCGAGCTGATTCAGGAACTCATTGCGCGGGGCCACGCCTACGAGTCCAATGGCAGCGTGTATTTCGACGTGCGGAGCTGGCCGAACTACGGGGTGCTGTCGGGCCGCAAACTCGACGATCAGGAAGAGGGAACCCGCGAGGAGGTTCGCAGCGAGAAGCGCGATCCACGCGATTTTGCGCTCTGGAAGCTAGCCGAGCCGTCTCATATCATGCGCTGGGATTCGCCGTGGGGGCAGGGCTTTCCCGGCTGGCACATCGAGTGCAGCGCCATGAGCTTGAAGTATCTGGGCGAGGGCTTCGACATTCACGGTGGCGGTCTCGATCTGGAATTTCCTCACCACGAGGCCGAAATCGCCCAGTCGGAGGCCGCCGGGCATCCGTTTGCCCGCTACTGGATGCACAACAACATGCTGACCATCGGCGGCGAGAAGATGAGTAAGAGCAAGGGGAATTTCACGACCCTTCAGGACCTGTTCGGACGCCTCGATCCGATGGTGGTGCGGTTTCTGCTGGTCAGCAGCCATTACCGCAGCATCACCGAATTCAGCGACGACGCGTTCGTCAGCGCCCAAAACGGCTACAAGCGCCTGTCCGACGCGCTTCAGGAAGTCGAGCGCCGCCTGAAGGACGCGCCCCAGCACGACGACGCTGCACTGATCGCCAAAGTGCAGGCCCACCGCGAGACCTTCGAGAAGGCCATGCGCGACGATTTCAACACGCCCGAAGCAGTGGCGGCCCTCTTCGGCCTGACCCGTGACGTGAACGCGGCGCTGGGCGGCACGGTGGGGAAAGCGGGGCTGGAAGCGGCGCAGGCGGCCTATCACGAGCTGGGCGGCGAGGTGCTGGGGTTGTTCGCGGAAGGGCAGGCGTCGGCACAGGACGACACCGCCAAGCTCGATACCCTGATGGAACTTGTACTCCAGGCACGCCAGAGCTACCGCCTGAACAAGCAGTACGCCGAGTCGGACGCGCTGCGGGGCAGGCTGGCAGAGGTGGGCCTGACCATCGAGGACACCAAAGACGGGCCGCGCTGGAAGAAGTAA
- a CDS encoding GNAT family N-acetyltransferase produces the protein METQIRPIRAEDLTALVVLAQQTYRAAYGHEMDSAALSWHLETYLSRSRLHEMMQHDVFLLAEQGAQLIGYVQFGATQPTDPPADEVEIRRLYVLPVAQNQGLGSRLMKAALAHPQVQAAGRAVLGVWHTNTAAQRFYARFGFVQIGEQPYLTQAGDIAGVDLLLCRRQIQD, from the coding sequence ATGGAGACGCAGATCAGGCCAATCCGGGCGGAAGACCTGACCGCCCTCGTGGTGCTGGCGCAGCAGACCTACCGCGCAGCGTACGGACACGAGATGGACAGCGCGGCTCTGAGCTGGCATCTGGAGACCTATCTGTCACGTTCACGACTCCACGAGATGATGCAGCACGATGTCTTTCTGCTGGCGGAACAGGGCGCACAGCTCATCGGCTACGTGCAGTTCGGGGCCACGCAGCCCACAGACCCGCCAGCGGACGAGGTCGAGATCAGGCGGCTCTATGTGCTGCCGGTCGCTCAGAACCAGGGGCTGGGCTCGCGGCTGATGAAGGCGGCGCTGGCGCATCCACAGGTGCAGGCGGCGGGCCGTGCCGTGCTGGGAGTGTGGCACACCAACACGGCGGCGCAGCGCTTCTATGCCCGCTTCGGCTTCGTTCAGATCGGTGAACAGCCGTATCTGACGCAGGCGGGCGACATTGCTGGCGTGGACCTGCTGCTGTGCCGTAGGCAGATTCAGGATTGA
- a CDS encoding HAD family phosphatase, whose product MTQSTIRALFWDIGGVLLSNGWDRDQRREVVTHFGLDAEDFQERHKMIVPELEIGRLSLDDYLTQTVFHQARDFSRADFVAAMEAQSVALPGTLELARELGKTWRMYALNNESRELNAFRRHAFDLDGPLLAFFSSCYLGLAKPNPAIYRTALDLAGVSGSQAVMLDDRLQNVEAARGVGMHAIQVTSAEQLRSELAALGVQ is encoded by the coding sequence ATGACTCAATCCACCATCCGCGCCCTGTTCTGGGACATCGGCGGCGTGCTGCTCTCGAACGGCTGGGACCGGGATCAGCGCCGAGAGGTCGTGACGCACTTTGGCCTCGATGCCGAGGATTTCCAGGAGCGCCACAAGATGATCGTGCCGGAGCTGGAAATCGGTCGCCTGAGCCTGGACGATTACCTGACGCAGACGGTGTTTCATCAGGCCCGCGACTTCTCACGGGCCGACTTCGTGGCGGCGATGGAAGCGCAGAGCGTGGCCCTGCCCGGCACGCTCGAACTGGCCCGCGAACTGGGCAAGACGTGGCGCATGTACGCCCTGAACAACGAATCCCGCGAACTGAACGCATTCCGCCGCCACGCCTTCGACCTCGACGGGCCGCTGCTGGCCTTCTTCAGCTCGTGCTACCTGGGGCTCGCCAAGCCCAACCCGGCCATCTACCGGACGGCGCTCGATCTGGCAGGCGTGAGCGGCAGCCAGGCTGTCATGCTCGACGACCGCCTTCAGAACGTGGAAGCGGCCCGTGGTGTGGGCATGCACGCCATCCAGGTGACGAGTGCCGAGCAGCTCAGAAGCGAACTGGCCGCACTGGGCGTGCAGTAA
- the gap gene encoding type I glyceraldehyde-3-phosphate dehydrogenase, producing the protein MKVGINGFGRIGRLVFRILVERGVDVVAINDLTDNETLATLLKYDSTAGKFNGTVTYDADNLHVNGKAIKALAERDPANLKWGEMGVDVVIESTGIFTDRESVSKHIAGGAKKVIITAPAKNEDFAIVLGVNDQDYDPANHNIISNASCTTNSLGAPMKLLDEAFGIEKAIMTTVHSYTNDQRVLDLPHKDLRRARAAAINIIPTSTGAAKAVSQVYPKLKGKFDGTSLRVPTPVGSISDVVVVLSRDVTVAEVNAVFKTASETTHKGIIAYTEDPIVLQDIVGDTHSAIIDGGLTMAMGSLVKFFSWYDNETGYSSRIADLVQFVDQKGI; encoded by the coding sequence ATGAAAGTAGGCATCAACGGGTTTGGACGAATCGGGCGTCTGGTGTTTCGCATTCTGGTCGAGCGCGGCGTCGATGTGGTCGCCATCAACGATCTGACCGATAACGAAACGCTCGCCACGCTGCTCAAGTACGACTCCACCGCTGGCAAGTTCAACGGCACCGTCACCTACGACGCCGACAACCTGCACGTGAACGGCAAGGCCATCAAGGCGCTGGCCGAGCGCGATCCCGCCAACCTGAAGTGGGGCGAGATGGGCGTGGACGTGGTGATCGAGTCCACCGGTATCTTCACCGACCGTGAGAGCGTCAGCAAGCACATCGCGGGCGGCGCGAAGAAGGTCATCATCACTGCGCCCGCCAAGAACGAGGACTTCGCCATCGTGCTGGGCGTGAACGATCAGGACTACGATCCTGCCAACCACAACATCATCTCCAACGCGAGCTGCACCACCAACAGCCTGGGCGCACCCATGAAGCTGCTCGACGAGGCCTTCGGCATCGAGAAAGCCATCATGACCACCGTGCACAGCTACACCAACGATCAACGCGTGCTGGACCTGCCGCACAAGGATCTGCGCCGCGCCCGTGCCGCCGCCATCAACATCATTCCGACCAGCACCGGGGCCGCCAAGGCTGTCTCGCAGGTCTACCCCAAGCTGAAGGGCAAGTTCGACGGCACCTCGCTGCGCGTGCCCACGCCGGTCGGCAGCATCAGTGACGTGGTGGTCGTGCTCAGCCGCGACGTGACTGTGGCCGAGGTGAACGCGGTGTTCAAGACCGCCTCCGAGACGACCCACAAGGGCATCATCGCCTACACCGAGGACCCCATCGTTCTTCAGGACATCGTGGGCGACACCCACAGCGCCATCATCGACGGCGGCCTGACCATGGCGATGGGCAGCCTGGTCAAGTTCTTCAGCTGGTACGACAACGAGACCGGCTACAGCAGCCGTATCGCCGATCTGGTGCAGTTCGTGGATCAGAAAGGCATCTGA